Part of the Candidatus Eisenbacteria bacterium genome, CGCTCCCCGACGCCGATGCGCCGCCGTTCAACGACGCCGGGCAGGTGGTGATCCCCGCCACGTTCGTGAACACGCTCGGTGCCAACGACAGGAGCGGCATCGTGCTGGGCGACGTCTCGCCCGACCAGCTCGTCCTGCTCGCGCGCTCGGGTCAAATGGTCGACAACATCGAGCTCAGCAACATCCTCAACCCGCCTCCCGTGCTGAACGCCTCGGGCCAGGTGCTGTTCTCCTCGCTCGTGAACGGTGCGATCTTCCTTGCGAGCGGCGGCTCGAACACCGTGGTAGCGCGCGTCAATCAGACCGCGCCCGGCGGCGGCGCAACGTTCGCGCTCGTCACGTCCGTACCCCCGGTCATCAACGATCTAGGACAGGTCGCGTTCGCTCCTCTCCTCAGCACCGCGCGCTACGCGTTCATGCGCGCGGAAGGATCGACCATCGTTCAGGTGGTGCACGACGGCGATTCGGCGCCCGGCGGGGGCACATTCGACATGCTCCTCACTGGGGTGGTGCTCAATTCGCTGGCGTTGAACGACGTCGGCGACCTTGCCTTCGAGGCCGCGCTCAAAGGTGTGATGGGCGATGGAACGATGGGCATATTCCGCGGACATGACGCGGATCACCTGACGGCGATCGTCCATCGCGGCGACTTCACGCCCGACCACAATGGGCGCCTCCTCGACTTCGACTTCTCGGGGGAGGCCGTCATCGCGTTCAACGACAATGGGCAGGCGGCCTTCCGTTCAACGCTATCCGCCAGCTCGCATGGCACCGCCAACGACTACGGCATCTTTCGCGGGGACGGCAACGAGCTCGTCGAGATCGCGCGTAAAGGCGATACGGCCCCCGGCGGCGACGGCACCTTCACCGACTTCGATCCCCCTGCGATCAACGACGCCGGCCAGGTCGTCTTCCGCGCCACGCTCGCGGACAGCACGAGCACGCAGGGGCTGTACCTCTTCGACGACCAGGACGGCTTGACCCAGGTCGCGCGGGTGGGCGAGTCCATTCTCGGG contains:
- a CDS encoding choice-of-anchor tandem repeat NxxGxxAF-containing protein, which translates into the protein MRMLCAAIFIATLRAATRAHAALDVVVVGARLGGSSEGGDPAPDGDGTFFGSGIPVINDSGDVAFYASFTTGSGGTAAIRGNAMPGSLAIVVRQGDPAPDLNGNFNPLPDADAPPFNDAGQVVIPATFVNTLGANDRSGIVLGDVSPDQLVLLARSGQMVDNIELSNILNPPPVLNASGQVLFSSLVNGAIFLASGGSNTVVARVNQTAPGGGATFALVTSVPPVINDLGQVAFAPLLSTARYAFMRAEGSTIVQVVHDGDSAPGGGTFDMLLTGVVLNSLALNDVGDLAFEAALKGVMGDGTMGIFRGHDADHLTAIVHRGDFTPDHNGRLLDFDFSGEAVIAFNDNGQAAFRSTLSASSHGTANDYGIFRGDGNELVEIARKGDTAPGGDGTFTDFDPPAINDAGQVVFRATLADSTSTQGLYLFDDQDGLTQVARVGESILGSPNARIQFAPDTSRGRRHTGLNAAGQVAFQFALNDGRVGVAVWSPGASMSTTSTSTVLPTTSTTTTTTTTLPPCDTLRCLIETATQGPSCADETVPANIAKRLDVAIARAE